One stretch of Cololabis saira isolate AMF1-May2022 chromosome 15, fColSai1.1, whole genome shotgun sequence DNA includes these proteins:
- the si:ch211-191i18.4 gene encoding uncharacterized protein si:ch211-191i18.4 isoform X2, translating to MKLNVCTVFLLLIFSWLTVDCSLPDFTPAAPRLQEKAPVDSVSIVRPLKKNSYTRLPGICRRLKRRRVTILCNLEKFCWGRKWWKSQKTSPGQVCRCPRGSRCSRFFLHSL from the exons ATGAAGCTGAATGTGTGtacagtgtttctgctgctgatCTTCTCTTGGCTGACGGTCGACTGCAGTCTGCCAGATTTCACTCCTGCAGCGCCGCGACTGCAG GAAAAAGCTCCAGTTGATTCTGTGTCAATTGTCCGACCTCTAAAGAAGAATAGCTACACACGGCTTCCTGGAATCTGTCGACGCTTGAAAAGAAGAAGAGTCACAATCCTG TGTAACCTGGAGAAGTTCTGTTGGGGGAGGAAGTGGTGGAAGAGCCAGAAGACTTCCCCTGGGCAGGTGTGCCGGTGCCCTCGAGGTTCCCGGTGTTCTCGCTTCTTTCTCCACAGTCTCTGA
- the si:ch211-191i18.4 gene encoding uncharacterized protein si:ch211-191i18.4 isoform X1 — MKLNVCTVFLLLIFSWLTVDCSLPDFTPAAPRLQVRQEKAPVDSVSIVRPLKKNSYTRLPGICRRLKRRRVTILCNLEKFCWGRKWWKSQKTSPGQVCRCPRGSRCSRFFLHSL, encoded by the exons ATGAAGCTGAATGTGTGtacagtgtttctgctgctgatCTTCTCTTGGCTGACGGTCGACTGCAGTCTGCCAGATTTCACTCCTGCAGCGCCGCGACTGCAGGTAAGACAG GAAAAAGCTCCAGTTGATTCTGTGTCAATTGTCCGACCTCTAAAGAAGAATAGCTACACACGGCTTCCTGGAATCTGTCGACGCTTGAAAAGAAGAAGAGTCACAATCCTG TGTAACCTGGAGAAGTTCTGTTGGGGGAGGAAGTGGTGGAAGAGCCAGAAGACTTCCCCTGGGCAGGTGTGCCGGTGCCCTCGAGGTTCCCGGTGTTCTCGCTTCTTTCTCCACAGTCTCTGA